One segment of Saprospiraceae bacterium DNA contains the following:
- a CDS encoding T9SS type A sorting domain-containing protein: MKQTLQLITRLMTPRNHASLFFLPLIIALCPPALRAQSFIIGANNGSNTNMSYPTPFGDDRSSTRAQYLYRASELVNAGVSEGNIIKLGFFVESLNDAGVHDNYTIKLLLTSSVSLIAGTWQDGAQILYGPVNYTPTLGLNEFALSAPFYWNGASNANLVVEICHYPPNPGPFASNNASVQWTTGLAFNGSRTRAQNNNTDICSTTANNEDGTPTNRPVLHLTFCYPPTALTLNNVTSTTATANWTAPAGGDPAGYDYTYGLEGYVPGSVGSALGGGSTTTPNATITGLNGITTYALWVRSDCGDGVSRWTGPLNFTTDPSCNDIFADPGGFAFPYSADTSVLKTLCPDIPDNALTISFFTPISIGSGDTLRIYNGNDTLSPLLAALTGVYDDPVPGPFTASSASGCLTFYFTSDETDEGNGWIAILSCAPLEPDTCYPVLGLEATNITFTGANMSWQEIFGAADYDWELVELPYVGSSSVIQSATGYVGSSVNFNSLEAGTAYQFAIRSNCVNNFSSDWDTLVFIIPVNCNGIEIQCLSPAMFSAAKTGIWNSNECGSNSPGKERVFRFVAPHTRSYSFEVTNASGGFVNYFYKIASDDCNGDDWQCIGDFNVPGSSSFPPIPDATLTAGTLYYILADPQVTTNVSQTFRITDCGVPNDQPEDAIEIIVGSPCLSNVYSNVGATVDPDEPNPDVDDSDGLVGRWLDAADETVWFKFQAPPSGTVTIFTDPFGTHQPNDDTQVALYRVGDPSDYSTYELLVSDENNGNTYLGFNSVVSYSGLVDGDYYYIQVDGWGVNSGAFCISVLETVERVEEANCDIDFFVANVNEEKWYNIYATVNDLDIGPLVAAINPHGLNLDTVFCRALKYDEIPYSSPNFPYLPLYYNFSSSQSFTGNVSLRLFFTNAEFAALKDSANAPAATLSELEVTRFNGDTSDCFMTNNAGAFHLISGVNPVPMVGTFYLEFSTDSLGEFGARLDALALPLQLKSFSGKVESTYNLLEWTTLTEQNVQWHIVERSLNGSTWVEVGRKPGQANSTEPLYYFLEDRLPPAKAYYRLRSVDFDGTVSMSQVILLTRRSEVFGITSAFPSPMSDGLTVQFNTQQEEDAVVRLTDIVGRVVLEQPLFSGKGINTVHLSVHNLPAGVFLVTVANDTAVSAPVRVVKQ; the protein is encoded by the coding sequence ATGAAACAGACCTTACAACTGATTACACGTCTGATGACTCCTCGCAACCACGCAAGTCTTTTTTTTCTCCCTTTGATTATCGCGCTTTGCCCCCCTGCCCTTCGAGCGCAGTCGTTTATCATCGGGGCAAACAACGGAAGCAACACGAACATGAGTTACCCCACGCCTTTTGGCGACGACCGTTCGAGTACCCGAGCACAGTACCTCTATCGCGCCTCAGAGTTGGTGAATGCAGGCGTGTCAGAGGGTAACATCATCAAATTGGGCTTTTTTGTGGAAAGCCTCAACGACGCAGGCGTGCATGACAATTACACCATCAAATTGCTGCTGACCAGTTCCGTCTCGCTCATTGCGGGCACATGGCAAGATGGCGCGCAAATACTTTATGGGCCAGTCAACTATACACCAACACTCGGGCTGAATGAGTTTGCGCTTTCAGCTCCTTTTTACTGGAACGGAGCATCCAACGCCAATCTGGTCGTGGAAATCTGTCACTATCCGCCTAACCCAGGACCTTTTGCATCCAACAATGCATCCGTGCAATGGACTACGGGATTGGCGTTCAATGGCTCGCGTACGAGAGCGCAAAACAACAATACCGACATTTGTTCAACAACGGCAAACAATGAAGATGGCACCCCGACCAACCGCCCCGTCCTCCATCTCACCTTCTGCTACCCACCCACGGCGCTCACATTGAATAACGTGACCTCCACGACAGCCACCGCGAACTGGACCGCTCCGGCGGGCGGCGACCCGGCTGGATACGACTACACCTACGGCCTGGAAGGTTACGTCCCAGGCAGCGTGGGTAGTGCGCTCGGCGGCGGCTCCACTACCACGCCCAACGCTACCATCACCGGACTGAATGGCATCACCACATACGCACTTTGGGTGCGCTCCGACTGTGGCGACGGGGTGAGCAGATGGACTGGCCCGCTTAACTTCACAACCGACCCAAGCTGCAACGATATTTTCGCAGACCCTGGCGGATTTGCATTTCCATATAGCGCAGACACGAGTGTTCTAAAGACACTTTGCCCGGATATTCCAGACAATGCGTTGACCATTTCTTTTTTTACTCCCATCTCAATCGGTAGTGGAGACACTTTGCGGATTTACAATGGCAACGACACCTTGTCGCCACTATTGGCAGCATTAACTGGAGTATATGACGACCCGGTTCCGGGGCCATTTACAGCCAGCTCAGCCTCTGGTTGTCTGACGTTTTATTTCACCTCTGACGAGACCGATGAGGGCAACGGATGGATAGCTATTCTAAGCTGCGCCCCCTTAGAGCCTGACACCTGTTACCCCGTGCTTGGGCTTGAAGCGACCAATATCACATTCACGGGAGCCAATATGTCGTGGCAAGAGATTTTTGGTGCCGCCGACTACGATTGGGAGTTGGTGGAGCTTCCCTATGTCGGCTCATCGTCCGTGATACAATCGGCCACGGGATATGTGGGCAGTTCGGTCAATTTCAACAGTTTGGAAGCTGGCACGGCCTACCAATTTGCCATTCGCAGCAATTGTGTCAACAATTTTAGCAGTGATTGGGACACCTTAGTGTTCATTATCCCTGTCAACTGCAATGGCATAGAGATACAGTGTCTTTCGCCCGCAATGTTTAGCGCCGCCAAAACGGGCATCTGGAATTCCAACGAGTGCGGCTCCAACTCTCCCGGCAAGGAGCGCGTGTTCCGATTTGTAGCCCCGCACACTCGCTCCTACTCTTTCGAGGTAACAAACGCCTCCGGCGGTTTTGTCAATTATTTCTACAAAATAGCAAGCGATGACTGCAACGGGGACGACTGGCAATGTATAGGCGATTTTAATGTGCCGGGCAGCTCGTCTTTTCCCCCCATACCCGATGCCACATTGACCGCTGGAACGCTCTACTACATACTTGCCGACCCACAAGTGACCACCAACGTATCTCAAACTTTCAGAATCACGGATTGTGGCGTGCCAAATGACCAACCTGAAGATGCCATCGAGATTATCGTTGGCTCGCCCTGCCTCAGCAATGTGTACTCCAACGTCGGCGCTACAGTTGACCCCGACGAACCTAACCCCGACGTAGATGATTCGGATGGCTTGGTCGGTCGCTGGCTCGATGCTGCGGACGAAACGGTGTGGTTCAAGTTCCAAGCGCCGCCCTCCGGCACTGTCACCATCTTCACGGACCCATTCGGCACACATCAGCCCAACGACGACACGCAGGTGGCGCTCTACCGCGTCGGCGACCCATCGGACTATTCCACTTATGAGCTGTTGGTCAGTGACGAGAACAACGGCAACACCTATCTGGGTTTCAACTCTGTGGTGTCCTATTCGGGTTTAGTGGACGGTGATTACTACTACATTCAGGTGGACGGCTGGGGTGTCAATAGCGGGGCATTTTGCATCTCGGTGCTCGAAACAGTCGAACGGGTGGAAGAGGCCAACTGCGACATTGATTTCTTTGTCGCCAACGTCAATGAGGAAAAGTGGTACAACATCTATGCTACGGTCAACGACCTTGACATCGGCCCCTTGGTGGCGGCCATCAACCCCCACGGACTCAACTTGGACACCGTGTTTTGTCGCGCTTTGAAGTACGACGAGATTCCATATTCATCGCCCAACTTTCCCTATCTGCCGCTCTATTACAATTTTTCCTCCTCTCAATCATTCACGGGCAACGTCTCGCTGCGCCTGTTTTTCACCAACGCTGAATTTGCCGCGTTGAAAGACAGCGCCAACGCGCCCGCAGCCACGCTGAGCGAGCTCGAAGTCACCCGTTTCAACGGAGACACTTCCGACTGTTTCATGACGAACAATGCAGGGGCGTTCCATTTAATCAGCGGGGTCAATCCCGTGCCAATGGTCGGAACATTTTACTTGGAATTTAGCACAGATTCATTGGGCGAGTTTGGCGCAAGGCTTGATGCCCTCGCGCTCCCGCTGCAACTCAAATCATTCAGCGGAAAGGTGGAAAGCACATACAACTTGCTCGAATGGACCACCCTAACAGAGCAAAACGTGCAGTGGCACATCGTCGAGCGTTCGCTCAACGGAAGCACTTGGGTAGAGGTGGGGAGGAAGCCCGGCCAAGCGAACTCGACCGAACCGCTCTATTATTTTCTGGAAGACCGCCTGCCTCCCGCCAAGGCATATTATCGCCTCCGCTCGGTGGATTTTGATGGCACTGTCTCCATGTCGCAAGTCATCCTGCTGACGCGGCGCTCGGAGGTGTTTGGCATCACAAGCGCGTTCCCGTCCCCCATGAGCGACGGGCTGACCGTTCAGTTCAACACCCAACAGGAGGAGGACGCGGTCGTTCGGTTGACCGACATCGTGGGACGTGTTGTATTGGAACAACCCTTGTTCTCAGGAAAAGGCATCAATACCGTCCACCTTTCGGTGCACAATCTGCCAGCCGGCGTTTTTCTCGTCACCGTCGCAAACGACACCGCCGTGTCGGCACCAGTTCGAGTGGTGAAGCAATAG
- a CDS encoding redoxin family protein: protein MLAACQSSPNQASQSVQQPTAPGQPQLVAKQNVKTLDIGADAPDFNLPDVDGRYYTLQDFKDAKALVVVFTCNHCPTAQAYEDRIIALTNDYKGKSVAVVAISPNSPLGLLPEELGYSDLNDDYEAGKLRAEYKKFNFPYLYDGDTHAASLQYGPVATPHVFIFDAAKKLRYTGRLDKSEKPGSANAEDARAAIDAILSGGTIADPVTKTFGCSTKWAWKADLKEKAERDWAKRKVTLNKLDVKGVQALLKNEDSKKLRLVNVWATWCGPCVREYPSFIEIQRMYGERDFEFVSISADKPEQEEKVLDFLKGRQSAVTNYLFSENDKYALIEAVDKNWNGALPYTLLVEPGGKVVWSYQGDVDFLELKRAIVEHPMMGRYY, encoded by the coding sequence ATGCTGGCTGCTTGCCAATCGTCGCCCAATCAGGCAAGTCAATCGGTGCAGCAACCCACCGCTCCCGGCCAGCCACAGCTTGTTGCGAAGCAAAATGTGAAAACCCTCGACATCGGGGCGGATGCGCCAGACTTTAACCTGCCCGACGTGGATGGCCGGTACTACACCTTGCAAGACTTCAAGGATGCAAAGGCATTGGTGGTCGTTTTCACTTGCAACCACTGCCCCACCGCACAGGCTTATGAAGACCGCATCATCGCCCTGACGAACGACTACAAGGGAAAGAGCGTGGCGGTGGTCGCCATTTCGCCCAACAGTCCATTGGGCCTGCTGCCGGAGGAACTGGGATATAGCGATTTGAACGACGACTATGAAGCGGGCAAACTTCGCGCGGAGTACAAAAAATTCAATTTCCCCTACCTCTATGACGGCGACACCCACGCCGCCTCTTTGCAGTATGGTCCCGTTGCCACACCCCATGTTTTTATTTTTGATGCAGCGAAAAAACTGCGCTACACAGGTCGCCTCGACAAGTCCGAGAAACCCGGCAGCGCCAATGCCGAAGATGCTCGTGCGGCGATTGATGCCATTCTATCAGGTGGCACCATCGCAGACCCCGTCACGAAAACCTTTGGCTGCTCCACCAAATGGGCTTGGAAAGCTGACCTCAAAGAAAAAGCCGAGCGCGATTGGGCCAAGCGCAAAGTGACGCTCAACAAGTTGGACGTGAAAGGCGTGCAGGCACTTTTAAAAAATGAGGATTCCAAAAAGTTGCGCCTCGTGAATGTGTGGGCCACTTGGTGTGGGCCTTGTGTGAGAGAATACCCGTCTTTCATCGAGATACAGCGGATGTATGGCGAGCGCGATTTTGAGTTTGTCTCCATCTCCGCCGACAAACCCGAACAGGAAGAAAAAGTGCTGGATTTTCTAAAAGGCAGACAGTCGGCGGTGACGAACTACCTTTTTTCCGAAAACGACAAGTATGCCCTTATCGAGGCAGTGGATAAAAATTGGAACGGTGCCTTGCCCTACACACTTCTTGTAGAACCCGGCGGCAAGGTGGTGTGGAGCTACCAAGGCGACGTGGATTTTCTCGAACTGAAACGAGCCATCGTTGAGCACCCGATGATGGGGCGGTATTATTGA